Sequence from the Festucalex cinctus isolate MCC-2025b chromosome 21, RoL_Fcin_1.0, whole genome shotgun sequence genome:
tttggtacaaaacaaactaaacataaacaatatttttaaattgaaaaaggTGCACATGTATAAATtcaaacaactaaaaaattactattaatctttttttatgattaaaatgattttagaattgtggagtgcaataattgaaatggaatttcgattaattgcacagccctacaatATTTAGTCACTGTTCTTCCCTCAATCTTCCATTGGATAAATAcattagaatatatatatagatactaaactaaataaaacaaagcatttaaaaataaaataatataaactaataaatataataaagtcaaaacaaaataaaagcccgatgatttattttttggtgcaaaacaagaaaatgtttaaatgttaaaaaaataaataaatgaataaataaataaataaacactaattatgcaagttccttttggatgaaacaaaatgtattaaatttaattttataacttaaaaaaggtgcaaatgtataaatttaaattaaaaacatttttttttttttttttttacgatgttgattttgtaattgtggcgtGTCATGATTGAAATCATAATTGAATTTGGATGAATTGCATGGCCCAAGCTTACTGTGTCCACCATGGACCAATCCAGCGGGTACGAGAACAAATCGGGCTTGGCGGTGGGAATCTTTTCGATGAGGCTCTTGATGTGTTTGCGCTTCTCCTCCGAGTTGGGCCCCTTGGCGCTGTCCGCCGCCAGGCTCTTGTCCTCGTCGTAGTCCAGCGGCACCAGCTTCCTCTTGCGCGGCTGCTCCTCCGCCTCCTCGTCGTCGAACTTGCCGAAGACGCTGTCGACGGGCAGCTTCTTCCGCTTGCCCGCGTTGGGCTGACCGGGACTTCCGCTCGCACCTGCGTTGGGGAAACGCACATGTTCATTTCCTTCCGCTGGCTTTCCTCGCCGATTTGTCAACTCACCCAGTTTGAGGCTGAGTCCAATCTTGGGTCGGTTCTCGTCCTCGGGCAGCTTGTTGGGGGGCGAGTTCTCGTGCGGGATGATGATGCCGCACGGCGACTCGTTGCCGGGCGTGTCGGGTGAGGCGTTGCCGCTGGCCGACGACACCGAGGGCGCCGCTGTGATGGGCCTCATGGTGGGCTTGAGGCAGGGTTTGACTTCGGGGTTGTCTTCCTCCTCCGCTTCCTCATCGTCGTAATCGTCGTCTTCGCCCTCCTCGACTTCCTCTGCCTCCAAGCGGGCGGGGTGCGGACGGTGCTCCGGTCGGTCGTAGCGGCCGCCGTGGTTCTCCCTGCGGTCCGCTCGGTGGGCCCTGTGCCGCTGCTCCCGGGGCTCCTCGGGCTCCGGCTCTTGGACGACGGGAGGCCGTCTATAacgctcctcctcttcctcctccatctGGACCAATAGGATGCGCCGGAGGAGAACACGAGTGACATGGATCAACGTGACCTTCGGCGGCAGCACCCGCGCGCGCTCACTCGCAGATTCTCTCGCACGCGGTGAAGTGAGATGATGTGAGAGATGAGCGTTTTACCCTGCGCAGCTCCGCGTCCGGGTCCGGGTGTCCCTCGTCGAGCAGCCGCTGTCGGATTTTCTCCAGCTCCTCCCTTTCTCTCTTCCTGTCGCGCtcatccgcctcctcctccttctctcgGTCGCGGAGGCGCTTCTGCAGTGCGCTGCCCCTAGTGGCCGCATAGAGCAGTGACATGCTTCAGAACAAtgactgcagttttttttttttcgtttttttttttttttttgctccatgtCTGCCACCCAAATGTAAATGTAGGTCATGGAttgtttgagtttaaaaaaaatcaatttttttttaattaaattaaaatcattttagtattattacaaataatataaaaaaaaactcctgaaagagtaaaatcccccaaaaataaataaataaaacagaaaatgtccccacaatacTTTTGTGGTGTTTATagagctttatttaaaaaaataataataataatgaaccaaaaaaacaaaatacttaagaaaataaaattcaaaatggtcTCACTTGAAATTGTGCTCACTGGTGATTATGAGACTTACTCTGTTGACTTTCATGACACCTACCAGTAGTATTTGGGGTCATCTCTGTCATCGTCGTAGTCTGCCAGGAACTCTTTTAGCCGTTTGCCTTCCTTCCCCTGAcagaaatggcaaaaaaaaaattgctagcaTTTTCCAAAAGCATCATGCCAGGGAGAAGAATGTGAAATAAGAGCAAATACAAAAAACTTCAACGAGTGTTGGGATGATTCATCACCAaatgactttttgaaaatcagtGTCAGCTATTTGATTTGACTAAATTGCGACCTCTTGTGGCACACAACTGCATGGCACCGATTAACCGGGAATCCAAAGTATCCAGGTGGGCTATAATCACTGAACGGATTTTCCGAGGGGAGAAGGAGAAAGACCCAAGTAGACATTTTGATTTCAGCAGAGCCGAGTAACAAAATCCCTCTCACCATCTCTCGCCGGCGCTCGTCTTCTCTCTCGGCATCTTTGGCATAATCCCGCGCCTTCTTCCTCTCCCTGAGCTCCCAGTTTTTTAAGCGCTATGAACAAAATGGTGCCAGGTGAGCCACGACAACAACCAAAGAAGCATCATCTCGAGTCCATTTCTACCTCCTGATAGGCCGCTTCTTTGTCTCGGAGCTTCCTCTCCAGCCTCCTGCGTTCGTGCACGTCATCTTCGTCGTCTTGCTCTCGTTTCTTTTCGCGCTCTTGGTCCCGACTCTTCTCCCTGTGGCAAGCAATAATGGTGGCTAAACATTAACACTGGGCATTTTCACGTCGGGGTGAACTCAGAGGCGTAGCTTGCCATCAGGAAAGGTAGGCAATTGGGGCCAACAGATTTGACACAAACCACGTATCCTTCACATTAGAAGTGCAGCAATGGTAACTGACCATCACtattaatggctgtattttcaGTTACTTTGGGCATTTTCActgaggggtgtactcacttttgttggctTTGAGGGAGCACTGGTTACCCTCATTTAATAAGGTTTAACCCTTATTTAAATCATGAAATAAATCATCGTTGTTTCCTGCCCATGCGTTTAAAAGCGAACTTTTCACCTTACCTGGAGTGGCTGCGAGCAATACTCTTGTCTCGGCTTCGGTCCCTCTGCCACTCTCGCTCTCTGGTCCTGCGCTCGCGGTCTTTGTCTCGGTCGCGCTCGCGCTCTCGCTCCCTCTCCCGTTCCCTCTCgcgctccttctccttctcgcGGTCTCTCCGCTCCCTTTCGCGCTCGCGCTCCTTCTCCCGCTCGTGCTTCTCCCGCTCAAACTCCAGGCGCTCCTTCTCCCGCttgtccttctcctcctcccttTTCTGCAGGGGAGGAAAGCACAGCGAGGTTTAGAGGAGCTGGTCGGAGTGAGGCGAGCGTTTGCACTCAACTTGCTTAAGACGTTTCCAGACTGCGACGACAGACGAGTTTTCGTATGCGCTTACTCGTCCATGCAAACGGCTACAAATCCTCAAGCTTACTTGCGCTATAGACAGTATAAAATTTAGAGTAGACGTAACTACAAAATACATACGAGAAACAAcaaggggggagaaaaaaaaaaaaggcgccgCAATAGAAAAAGCTTAAGCGTGCCTCTCTCAGCACAaggaaatacaaaaacaaagaacagaCGTCAGTCTTTGCTTGAACTTGTTGTTCGGGACTTACAGGTGATGAACTATGGACTCAGCCCTTCGCTGCCCCTATAAGCCTTTTAACAGTTAGGCCTGGGAGGAAAGCAGGTTACACGGTATACAcgttatgttctttttttttttggtttacttCAGCATcatctacacttttttttatttcattttgcattCTGATAAAATCAGGAACATTTCTGCACAGATCAATGAAAAGTATTGTAGAAACTGTCTTACCCCCTTGCAGAAGTCTACGGCAGCTCTTGGCGACCCCCAGACGCAcacgagcacacacacacacatatatataaaaatacacaaatcaaCTCTGCCTTTAACAGCATTACACACAAGGCTTTTGATGGGAATCTGGTTACTCAAGAAAGCAGCATCCAGAATGAGTGACACACGATCTGCTGCCAAGCTGTGATGGACAAGCCTTGGGTCTAATGCAGCGCTAGCACGGATAAACACTGGAAGTTGCTGTAGCAACACATTTGCTATTATTTTCGTGATATCACACCAGAATCTGCTTACTGTATACTACTTACCTCTCTGGAATACAGGAACAATAATCTAACTCAGAAAAATAAGTTAacattgtgagttgtaattttgcataAGTGGCAGAACGCTGGATGGGTGTGTCGTTTACAAGACATGTTAATAGTTTACAACACTTATTTGTGGCATTTTAGCATAAACTACTAATGTTAGGTTTAttttaaaactgatttagaattaggatacattattgttgtctgaacattttgcacaggaattatttttgaataaatgaaagctttacaaaatgtttgttgggtttattcgattaaaaacataatcgtcctgaatcagagaaagaaatagaaaaaaatatatatttggagattttatttttttgccatatcgcccagccctgaTTTCATAATACTTCGTACAGCAattcaataaaatataaactatagtcatttatttgcatTGATTGTTTACTAATTGAACAGCTTACCAATTAAATGTCTGCTACTTTCTAAACTTCAGTAAATAAACAACCCTGGTGTTCACTAACTTGAGATGCcgtataataatcataatcatgtaAAAACGTACATCTTACCTCTATCCAGTACTTTTCACAGTTGATTAATGAATGCCATTGGTAACTAGTTGGTAAGATAACAGTACACCAAATATGTCATGTTTTAATGGTCTTTTCAACTTTCTTGGTTTCAACGACTGATTTAGGCAAatcacttaacaaaaaaaacaaaatcagcccTCCTAAAATGTCAAGGCTGAGATTCTATCAGCTTGAAACCTCGACTTGCATGCTCAGTTTAACTTTAACACTAAGGCAGAGCGAGCCAGGCACTGACAGACAAACGATGGAAACACCTCAAAACGTCACCACATGCAGAGGCACGTACCTTCAAAGTCTTCAGATCACTGTGCTGCTGTGAAGAAGGGCACCCCCCTCTCTCATGAGCCCGTACTTAGTCATCATATTCAAGACTACGGCCACAGTGACTGCGGCGGTTACAAATAGGTTTGTGCTTTCAACATAAGCGTCATGATTAAAACAACAGTTTACAGAAGACTCGCAAAGGCTCACGCACTCTTCGGCCGTCGGGGTTGCCACTAATGGGCACAAGATGTTGGCGAGAAGGTTGGTCAAACGGGGCCAAAGTGCAGTGCAGTTGCCCCCCTGCGAGACCTCAAGAGGGGGGCACCCAGTTGATATAGAAAATAAAGGAAGGCTCATACTTACATCCTATCCTCGAAACTTTTTCCAAAGCTCTGAGATTCATCTTGCTTTAGTCACCATATGATCACTATCATAATGGTGGGGTTTAATCAATAGATTAGCTTTTaagtaacttttcatcgtctccatgcattgtttgtgtgtgtgtaaaaaatgcaaaatctATATGTCACTGCTAAATAGATTCACTACACAATTCTTTGGAGGTGGCTCAACATTAAAGATGAAATGTTGCATAAGTGTGAAGCAAATTAGTGCCATCCAATTCCTGAATATTGGTCAAATGTGTCAACTGTTTGTGAGTGTGCAAGCTACATGATCAGCTGCTGTCCAAACAACCTGTAATGTCAATTCGAGGATCAAAAAGGTGATTTTACCTTGTGAGTGTCTCGAAATTTACTAATCTCTCTGGTAATCAGGTCTCTCTTGTCATCCTCCATATCGATTGTGTTCAAGTCATCCTGTGGATTCAAGCAAATATGTCATTCGGTGCATTGTTTTTTACGCTAGAAGTCTTCAAGATGGGCTTGTCGCACCTCATCTTTTCGGTCCTTTCTTCTTTTTCGCCGCAGGGAGTCTTCATCCGGTGAAGGCGCGCTGAGCTCTTCAGCGTATTCCCTCATCAAGCCATCAATGGCACCTTGGACGACCTGATCCTTTTTCTTGGTCTCCTCATCCAAAACCTCCTCTTGATCTTCTCCATTTTCTGCGTCTGGTTTCTGGTAATAAAGACATCTTAAAGTAAAAACTGAAGCATCATttaatacaacaacaacaagattaCAATAAGACAACAACATTCCTACCCCATTAGCACTCTTCTTCTTAGCCTTCCACTCATCTAGTTGTGCTTCAGTTTTAGGATCCACTCTGACAAGAAGGTTTTTGTCCCCAATGTGCATGTCGTGAAGCAGCCGCAGAGCTCGTAGCGTGGACTCTGGTTCTTTGTACTCACAAAACCCAAATGCTGCCAAGAGATGAAcggaataatatttaaaaagtcCAGCTGACTGACATGTTACTTAAAACACAGCCTGATAAAGCTTTTGTATCAGTAAAAGTTTGCCAATTTCCATATCCTTAAAAgttggggtggtggtggggggtagAAAATTCATCATTACCTTGTAGCTTGCCTGAGGCTCCCTGAACTCTTTTCCAGCTCAAAACTATTCCACACTTCTGTAACAATGACACAAACAGACCCCAAGAACAAATGAGTTTCACAACATCAAATGCagccatatacagtacatacataggTCAGATGGCATtgttattaatgaataaatcataaaaCCCCTCGATTACCGCTAGCAGCTGTCGGATGAGCATGTCTGAGGCTTTTTCAGAGATGTTTCCCACAAACACTGTGGTTGTGGGGCCAGCCTCTTCATCTTTGGTTCGCAGGAGAGCGTCCTTCCTATGGACCGGAGGTTTGCTGACCACAGGCAGAGACGACACTATTACAGGGCTGGGCGTCATGATGCCCATGTGAACTGGGATCATCGGCGCTCCTGCAATAACAAAGCAGTGCATTACTGTCTGTATTTAACATTGTTATGTAAATGCTGTAATTGATTCAGTACAAGCATGTGAATCCTTTGGGGTCTTACCTGCAGGGAAGCCAGCATACTGAGGGGGTAACCCAGGAGGGGGTAACAGTGGCCGGTTTAAATGTGGGGGGAATGACATCGTGGGTCTAACTCGGACCGACCTGATGTGGAAtagtgacaaaaatgttttactcaGAATATTGAACAATGAAACTTAAACGACCACTGAAACTTTACTGTTTACTGTCGTCGTTCAAAGACCCAGaatcacaagctaacagttgcGAATCGTGCTAGGGAAATAAACCAGTAGTTAGGtgtcaaagtccaatgcttgaGTGAAAGCAGACATCGCGTCTCTTTCAGCTTTCGTATTTCTTTACAAAAGTGGTCATAACAAGAACGAACTCGACTGCGGCGAGGCCAATCAAAAGGTGAAGCGACCATAACCACGCGATATTACCTGGCATGGATAAATAGGCTAAGCTACTATCTGCTAATAAACGTTGCCAGTCTGGCGTTTGAAAATAGCCCAATAGAAGACAACAAGCATATACCTACCCCGAAATATTCCGTGCCTTAATGTACTAACACGACTAAAAGTTGGCTTTAAATGTATAAGGCTTTCAAAAACTGTTAAATCTGGATTAGCACACTAAATAGCTGCCGGCCCGCTATTACACAAACGCAAGCACATATCGAGAAGCAGAGCAGGAGCGCGTGGTTGTTATTCAGGAATGTGGCCGGCGGGCGGAGCTACAATTAGTTCCTTTTACTACTCAACGGAGAGCAGCAATTGTATTTGAACAAATCGAACAAACCTCGCGTGGCCGAGTAGGCTAAACACgcttataaatgtattatgtcgTAGTCTgtgatgtttgtgcatgtttatgTACAATAAAAGGTCAGCCGCAGAGCTGGGAAATACTTGTTCATTAATggccattttaaaaaacatttaaattgggAAATTGAAGCATTACATGCGCCCGGAAGTGTGGATTCGAGGATGTTTGTGACGTCATTTGATTAGTCGTCGTTCAGAAAATCAACATGGATGCCAttgcatgattttatttttttgttgattgtTATTTGTTGTTGACATTGTGGCTTGAAATTTCGATTGTATATATTAcattgttcaaaaaaataaaaaataaaaatcaacatggATGTCCACCGGAATGCCAACAAACACAATCGTATGCTTTAACTAAATATTTTTGGCATAATCAGTTTACATGTTCGCATCAAAACAAAGATCATACGTAATTTTTATACGCAATCATTAAAGAATTACGTCACAGATACACGCGTTTTTTGTCCGCCCTTTAACGGTGCTGCAAAACAAGTGTTGCGCTGTTCGTTCTATAAAAACAAATTGTGCACCTTAATTAGAACGATATTTGCCCATCTGTAGAgaaaagttttgagtgcaccGTGAGTATTTCCTATGGTATTTTAAAAATTCATAATGAATTCAAGTTTAGTATCTAATGACACTTAAAACAATGTTCGctgaaaaacattaaaatacagtaatcaAACAGGAAATAAATTAAGTCATTTGATGTTTTGAGCTATTTAGGACATTTATTGAAGCATTAATTAATCAGATATTGTCTTTTTTGCTGTTGTATCCTTgcactcaaaacaaaaatggagcaCAAGGTTGCCATGGTGTTTGTATTATTAGTTTGTGGCAGCTGTGTAGCGAGGGCTGCAGTTGACAAGATTTGTGA
This genomic interval carries:
- the rbm25b gene encoding RNA-binding protein 25b; the encoded protein is MSFPPHLNRPLLPPPGLPPQYAGFPAGAPMIPVHMGIMTPSPVIVSSLPVVSKPPVHRKDALLRTKDEEAGPTTTVFVGNISEKASDMLIRQLLAKCGIVLSWKRVQGASGKLQAFGFCEYKEPESTLRALRLLHDMHIGDKNLLVRVDPKTEAQLDEWKAKKKSANGKPDAENGEDQEEVLDEETKKKDQVVQGAIDGLMREYAEELSAPSPDEDSLRRKRRKDRKDEDDLNTIDMEDDKRDLITREISKFRDTHKKREEEKDKREKERLEFEREKHEREKERERERERRDREKEKERERERERERERERDRDKDRERRTREREWQRDRSRDKSIARSHSREKSRDQEREKKREQDDEDDVHERRRLERKLRDKEAAYQERLKNWELRERKKARDYAKDAEREDERRREMGKEGKRLKEFLADYDDDRDDPKYYWGSALQKRLRDREKEEEADERDRKREREELEKIRQRLLDEGHPDPDAELRRMEEEEEERYRRPPVVQEPEPEEPREQRHRAHRADRRENHGGRYDRPEHRPHPARLEAEEVEEGEDDDYDDEEAEEEDNPEVKPCLKPTMRPITAAPSVSSASGNASPDTPGNESPCGIIIPHENSPPNKLPEDENRPKIGLSLKLGASGSPGQPNAGKRKKLPVDSVFGKFDDEEAEEQPRKRKLVPLDYDEDKSLAADSAKGPNSEEKRKHIKSLIEKIPTAKPDLFSYPLDWSMVDTALMERHVRPWINKKIIEYIGEEEPTLVDFVCSKVMAHGTPQGILDDVAMVLDEEAEVFIVKMWRLLIYETEAKKIGLVK